The Streptomyces cadmiisoli genome has a segment encoding these proteins:
- a CDS encoding helix-turn-helix transcriptional regulator, with amino-acid sequence MNVQGTFVGREPELARLRDCARAVRCGRPWVVLVEGEAGIGKTQLLRRWLADPALEGFTVLRARCDTSERDFVFGAVQQLISSVPRTLLEEFPLLKGPIPAAAPPYEVGNQLLELTSALQTREPVALLVDDLQWADTASLHACGFVLRRLDADALLAVLSVRTTDRPPDPDLADMLHRMVTGVSDSARLPLRGLATGQVAELIEQTTGRPVPEAVAEQLRRHTAGNPLYVSTLLAEMPEGELTGASVTTLPVPPSLATAIRSQLLRLPEPSRALVEAAAVLGTPMPLALVGRMAGVEAPTPALSAALEAGLMRWLPNQPSAPVEITHALQRQAVVEAIPPDRRRHLHAKAEHLVDRHTAWAHRVAAAGPTDLRLAAELAAAADEEYAAGEVDRSATLLLWAADLEATRENREHHLLTATARLSTHERFVRAASLLPRVQETAPCARRSLILGAHAFSRGTLSEALTHYNEARARSEQEQDPWTGVKARVALSGVLNFQGRYDEGIDAARQALAMDPDDSWARVNLSTGLALADAAPEALRELAEVTPAVLRSAAEGRPVGVHLLTLQGLIRISQGALTAGIEDCATAQALSRSHGVPALADFAYGGTATAQYLLGDWEDVAISAERGLAITSNGDGKAAAYAWEYSVASWLAAGQGDWERAEEQLRAAECRSGSSINDSTTTLCAISGAILAQARGDHTAMLHAVQPLVTAEAGWPRHLQVFWLPLHAEALIGLGHLDRAEAAVAHLRHTAQDIPCLRTAASWLSGRLAESRGDLALARATYEQGLAELPERDVVLLHRALLEHAHGRVLQLGGRTTDAAQWFDASRHRLERVRARPFLDRCAEGIPTPPPPARRRAKNPLRLTARERDIAHLIGRGLTNKEIAGELFVSSKTVEYHLSRTYDKLGLSNRRELRDHVQRGALTEDDEDTP; translated from the coding sequence ATGAATGTGCAGGGCACGTTCGTCGGCAGGGAGCCGGAGCTCGCGCGGTTGCGGGATTGCGCGCGGGCCGTTCGGTGTGGGCGGCCGTGGGTGGTCCTGGTCGAGGGCGAGGCCGGCATCGGCAAGACGCAGTTGCTGCGCCGCTGGCTGGCCGATCCCGCCCTGGAAGGCTTCACCGTGCTGCGGGCACGCTGCGACACCTCGGAGCGGGACTTCGTGTTCGGCGCGGTCCAGCAGCTGATCTCTTCCGTCCCGCGGACGCTGCTGGAGGAGTTCCCCCTGCTCAAAGGGCCGATCCCGGCCGCCGCACCACCGTACGAGGTGGGCAACCAACTGCTGGAGCTCACCAGCGCGCTCCAGACCCGCGAGCCCGTCGCTCTCCTGGTGGACGACCTCCAGTGGGCGGACACGGCGTCGCTGCACGCCTGCGGATTCGTCCTGCGGCGACTGGACGCGGACGCCTTGCTCGCGGTGCTCAGCGTCCGGACGACGGACCGTCCACCCGACCCGGACCTGGCGGACATGCTCCACCGGATGGTGACCGGCGTGAGCGACAGCGCGCGGCTGCCGTTGCGGGGGCTCGCGACCGGGCAGGTCGCCGAGCTGATCGAGCAGACCACAGGCCGGCCGGTGCCGGAAGCGGTCGCGGAACAACTGCGCCGGCACACCGCGGGCAACCCGCTGTATGTGAGCACCCTGCTGGCCGAGATGCCGGAAGGGGAGCTGACCGGGGCGTCCGTGACGACGCTGCCCGTGCCGCCCTCGTTGGCCACGGCCATCCGCAGCCAGCTCCTGCGCCTGCCGGAGCCGTCGCGAGCCCTGGTGGAGGCCGCCGCCGTGCTGGGTACGCCGATGCCGCTCGCGCTGGTCGGCCGGATGGCCGGGGTCGAGGCCCCCACCCCCGCCCTCAGCGCCGCGCTGGAGGCCGGGCTGATGCGCTGGCTGCCCAACCAGCCCTCCGCGCCGGTGGAGATCACCCACGCCCTGCAACGGCAGGCCGTCGTCGAGGCGATCCCGCCGGACCGGCGAAGACACCTGCACGCGAAGGCGGAGCACCTGGTGGACCGGCACACGGCGTGGGCCCACCGGGTCGCCGCCGCCGGACCCACCGATCTCAGGCTGGCCGCGGAACTCGCCGCCGCCGCGGACGAGGAGTACGCCGCCGGTGAGGTGGACCGCTCGGCGACCCTGCTGCTGTGGGCCGCCGACCTGGAGGCGACCCGCGAGAACCGCGAGCACCACCTGCTCACCGCCACCGCGAGACTGTCGACCCACGAACGGTTCGTACGAGCGGCATCGCTGCTGCCACGCGTGCAGGAGACCGCGCCGTGCGCCAGACGCAGCCTGATCCTGGGAGCGCATGCCTTCTCCCGGGGCACCCTGTCGGAGGCGCTGACCCACTACAACGAGGCACGGGCGCGGAGCGAGCAGGAGCAGGACCCCTGGACGGGCGTCAAGGCACGCGTCGCGCTCAGCGGCGTCCTCAACTTCCAGGGCCGCTACGACGAAGGGATCGACGCGGCACGTCAGGCCCTGGCGATGGACCCGGACGACTCGTGGGCCCGGGTGAACCTCAGCACCGGGCTCGCCCTCGCCGATGCCGCACCGGAGGCACTGCGCGAGCTGGCGGAGGTCACACCCGCGGTGCTGCGCTCGGCCGCCGAGGGACGGCCGGTCGGCGTGCATCTGCTCACCTTGCAGGGGCTGATCCGGATCAGCCAGGGCGCGCTGACGGCGGGCATCGAGGACTGCGCCACGGCGCAGGCGCTGAGCCGGTCGCACGGAGTGCCCGCGCTCGCCGACTTCGCGTACGGCGGGACCGCCACCGCCCAGTATCTGCTCGGCGACTGGGAGGACGTCGCGATCAGTGCCGAGCGGGGCCTGGCCATCACCTCCAACGGCGACGGCAAGGCCGCCGCCTACGCGTGGGAGTACTCGGTCGCCTCCTGGCTCGCCGCCGGCCAGGGCGACTGGGAACGCGCGGAGGAGCAACTGCGCGCCGCGGAGTGCCGGTCGGGATCCTCCATCAACGACAGCACCACCACGCTGTGCGCCATCAGCGGGGCGATCCTCGCGCAGGCCCGCGGCGACCACACGGCGATGCTCCACGCCGTACAGCCGCTCGTGACGGCCGAGGCCGGATGGCCCCGACATCTTCAGGTGTTCTGGCTGCCCCTGCACGCGGAGGCACTCATCGGCCTCGGTCACCTGGACCGTGCCGAGGCCGCGGTCGCACACCTGCGGCACACCGCACAGGACATCCCCTGTCTGCGGACCGCGGCATCATGGCTGTCCGGCCGTCTCGCCGAGAGCCGCGGAGATCTCGCCCTGGCCCGCGCGACATACGAACAAGGGTTGGCCGAACTGCCGGAACGCGACGTGGTGCTGCTGCACAGAGCCCTGCTGGAGCACGCCCACGGCCGGGTCCTGCAACTCGGAGGGCGGACGACGGACGCCGCCCAGTGGTTCGACGCGTCACGACACCGCCTGGAGCGGGTACGGGCCCGCCCCTTCCTGGACCGCTGCGCCGAAGGCATCCCCACACCGCCACCGCCCGCCCGCCGGAGAGCCAAGAACCCGCTCCGGCTCACCGCCCGGGAACGGGACATCGCGCACCTCATCGGCCGCGGCCTGACCAACAAGGAGATCGCCGGCGAACTGTTCGTCAGCTCCAAGACCGTCGAGTACCACCTCAGCCGCACCTACGACAAACTCGGCCTCAGCAACCGCCGCGAACTCCGCGACCACGTACAGCGCGGAGCCCTCACCGAGGACGACGAGGACACTCCGTGA
- a CDS encoding TOPRIM nucleotidyl transferase/hydrolase domain-containing protein, translating to MADMGAFREAVTAWAAGGPGGPARELAERSRVRTVVLLEGLSDAAAVGALAGRRGRHLASEGVCVLPMGGAMSVGRFVPLLGPPGLDLRLTGLCDEAEHPYYTRALERSAAAQREIFVCAADLEDELIRALGVARVRELIEAEGELRPLETFLSQPAQRGRPVEQQLRRFFGTKKGRKIHYGRVLVEALPPDRTPAPLDDLLNCL from the coding sequence ATGGCAGACATGGGGGCGTTCCGGGAGGCGGTCACCGCGTGGGCCGCCGGTGGGCCCGGTGGCCCCGCGCGCGAACTGGCCGAGCGATCGCGGGTGCGGACGGTCGTCCTTCTCGAAGGTCTCAGCGACGCCGCGGCGGTCGGCGCGCTGGCCGGGCGACGCGGCCGGCACCTGGCTTCGGAAGGGGTCTGCGTGCTGCCGATGGGCGGTGCGATGAGCGTCGGGCGCTTCGTCCCCCTCCTCGGACCACCCGGCCTGGACCTGCGCCTGACGGGCCTGTGCGACGAGGCGGAGCACCCCTACTACACCCGCGCCCTCGAAAGGTCCGCGGCGGCACAGCGGGAAATCTTCGTCTGCGCGGCGGATCTGGAGGACGAACTCATCCGCGCACTGGGCGTGGCACGGGTGAGGGAGCTCATCGAGGCGGAGGGCGAACTGCGCCCTCTGGAAACCTTCCTGAGCCAGCCGGCGCAGCGGGGCCGTCCCGTAGAGCAGCAGTTGCGCCGCTTCTTCGGCACGAAGAAGGGCCGCAAGATCCACTACGGCCGCGTGCTGGTCGAGGCCCTGCCACCCGACCGCACACCCGCCCCACTCGACGACCTGCTCAACTGCCTCTGA
- a CDS encoding HAD family acid phosphatase, protein MHARATIARRAATVTAAITLAAVPATAATATAAETTPAGNASTASTAGAAVSGVDYATWKQDVAAVVAQARPWIESRSADAGTEKQAIVLDIDNTALETYFHPIWKQPTPAVADVRDLARYADSRGVAVFFVTARPGFVGSLTEWNLKQTGYPIDGLYLTDLIDLFEVSAYKTEKRAEIEAKGYKIIANIGNSAGDFAGGHAERAFKLPDYDGRLF, encoded by the coding sequence ATGCATGCCCGCGCCACGATCGCCCGCAGAGCCGCGACAGTCACCGCGGCCATCACTCTCGCCGCCGTCCCCGCCACCGCGGCGACCGCCACCGCCGCCGAGACAACCCCGGCGGGCAACGCCAGTACAGCGAGCACGGCCGGCGCCGCCGTCAGCGGCGTCGACTACGCCACCTGGAAGCAGGACGTCGCGGCCGTCGTCGCCCAGGCGCGTCCGTGGATCGAGTCCCGGAGCGCCGACGCCGGTACCGAGAAGCAGGCGATCGTCCTCGACATCGACAACACCGCGCTGGAGACGTACTTCCACCCGATCTGGAAGCAGCCCACCCCGGCCGTGGCCGACGTCCGGGACCTGGCCCGCTATGCCGACTCCCGGGGTGTGGCCGTCTTCTTCGTCACGGCCCGACCGGGCTTCGTCGGGTCCCTCACGGAATGGAACCTGAAGCAGACCGGCTACCCCATCGACGGGCTCTATCTCACCGACCTCATCGATCTGTTCGAGGTCAGCGCCTACAAGACCGAGAAGCGAGCCGAGATCGAGGCGAAGGGCTACAAGATCATCGCCAACATCGGGAACAGCGCCGGGGACTTCGCCGGCGGCCACGCCGAACGCGCCTTCAAGCTCCCTGACTACGACGGCAGGCTGTTCTAG
- a CDS encoding STM4015 family protein, whose amino-acid sequence MAISDRLSEWGGLPTFDFPQLEEELPESLPADDAVAWRISVEEYYDAEAGRWAATFARFAEAVDLSRVRSLVVGVWPEVNDEGPTEVVEALVAAADRLPALRALFLGDMTYEESEISWIQNGDVTPLLKTFPRLEEFGVRGGSGLVFPPQSHETLRRLVIETGGLSKEVVRGVGDCDFPALEELDIWLGVSWYGADTQVSDLEPFLTGVRLPAIRRLALRNSEIQDEVAAAFASAPVVARLTELDLSMGTLGDEGATALLEGQPLTHLAKLNLHHHFISGPVAGHLRETLGKRGVEVDLTGSHESANGSANARRFVAVSE is encoded by the coding sequence ATGGCCATTTCCGACCGTCTGAGCGAGTGGGGTGGGCTGCCCACCTTCGACTTCCCCCAACTCGAAGAGGAACTGCCCGAGTCCCTGCCCGCCGACGACGCCGTCGCCTGGCGCATCTCCGTCGAGGAGTACTACGACGCCGAGGCCGGGCGCTGGGCAGCCACCTTCGCCCGCTTCGCGGAGGCGGTGGACCTCTCCCGCGTCCGGTCGCTCGTCGTCGGCGTCTGGCCCGAGGTCAATGACGAAGGACCGACGGAGGTCGTCGAAGCCCTGGTCGCCGCGGCCGACCGGCTCCCCGCGCTGCGCGCCCTGTTCCTGGGCGACATGACGTACGAGGAGAGCGAGATCTCCTGGATCCAGAACGGTGACGTGACACCGCTGCTCAAAACCTTCCCGCGGCTGGAGGAGTTCGGGGTGCGCGGCGGCAGCGGCCTCGTCTTCCCGCCGCAGTCGCACGAGACCCTGCGCCGTCTGGTCATCGAGACCGGCGGCCTGTCCAAGGAGGTCGTGCGCGGGGTGGGGGACTGCGACTTCCCGGCCCTGGAGGAGCTGGACATCTGGCTCGGTGTCTCCTGGTACGGGGCGGACACGCAGGTGTCCGACCTGGAGCCGTTCCTGACCGGCGTCCGGCTGCCCGCGATACGTCGGCTCGCGCTGCGCAACAGCGAGATCCAGGACGAGGTAGCCGCGGCCTTCGCGTCCGCCCCGGTCGTCGCCCGGCTCACCGAACTCGACCTGTCCATGGGCACGCTCGGCGACGAGGGAGCGACCGCACTCCTGGAGGGACAGCCGCTCACCCACCTGGCCAAGCTGAACCTGCACCACCACTTCATCAGCGGCCCGGTCGCCGGACACCTACGGGAGACGCTGGGCAAGCGCGGCGTCGAGGTCGACCTGACCGGCAGCCACGAGTCCGCCAACGGTTCGGCCAACGCCCGCCGGTTCGTCGCGGTCTCGGAATGA
- a CDS encoding carbonic anhydrase family protein, with protein MSLTAPVPSASGRPSPAPSLSQSPVDIRPQSTDVSILPPLRFHHPTSLTMRLHFDDPRRRRHDGTPTSAGPAAKSAQPDCVRDDEGTVKAEPPPGQECRLTIGADVYLLADVHWHTPSEHTVGGVAFPMEQHMKYVRSAEDGTVSGESGSEYAVIGVFVHPGEPNASLDRLLGSARRGEDPWAVAGVELDALLPTCTESYRYLGSTTVCPYLPGVRWSVLTHPVQASAAAVNHYRKVFPRGNARAVQPLGDRRIASDRHRWW; from the coding sequence ATGTCCCTCACCGCACCCGTTCCGTCCGCTTCCGGCCGTCCCTCACCAGCGCCGTCGCTGTCGCAGAGCCCGGTCGACATTCGCCCGCAATCCACCGACGTCTCGATCCTGCCGCCGCTGCGGTTCCACCACCCGACATCGCTCACCATGCGTCTGCACTTCGACGACCCGCGGCGTCGCCGGCACGACGGCACACCGACCAGCGCCGGGCCGGCAGCCAAGAGCGCTCAACCCGACTGTGTCCGGGACGACGAGGGAACGGTGAAGGCCGAGCCACCACCGGGACAGGAGTGCCGGCTGACCATCGGCGCCGACGTCTACCTCCTGGCGGACGTGCACTGGCACACGCCTTCCGAGCACACCGTCGGCGGGGTGGCGTTTCCGATGGAGCAGCACATGAAGTACGTACGGTCGGCCGAGGACGGCACCGTGTCCGGTGAGAGCGGCAGCGAGTACGCGGTGATCGGTGTCTTCGTCCATCCCGGGGAGCCGAACGCCTCGCTGGACCGGCTGCTCGGCTCGGCGCGCCGGGGCGAAGACCCCTGGGCCGTGGCCGGAGTGGAGCTCGACGCGCTGCTCCCGACCTGCACCGAGTCGTACCGCTATCTCGGTTCCACCACCGTCTGCCCCTACCTTCCGGGAGTGCGCTGGTCGGTGCTGACCCACCCCGTACAGGCGTCCGCCGCCGCGGTGAACCACTACCGGAAGGTGTTCCCCCGGGGCAACGCCCGCGCGGTGCAGCCCCTCGGGGACCGGCGCATCGCGAGCGACCGGCATCGCTGGTGGTAG
- a CDS encoding family 43 glycosylhydrolase, whose translation MSLNPRTRRFTILTAAVALGLTGGLSQPVQAAEPSSYIANDTVWRTVDGQEILAQGGNVFKHQGVYYWVGSELTSGQPKAINLYSSTDLENWQFRKAIVKQSGTDGPLSADPADNIWLGRPQLNYNPATNNFVLNFEVNDTSDKRNQLMFATSSTVDGTYTLTSQTPINVNNNTMGDHSVFVEGNDAYLVYVGDHVDASGKKSINRTVTVRKLNEAWTGVAPGAPLFDQWDSGKEAPGLVKANGKYYLFASEKRWWDATATHYRVSDTLAGLASSAPWAKVTHRPTRGGSDDSFGTQFAQIIPVVSTDGGTTSYLFNGDRYSQFFKGDTNNAPGGVGRNAWYKLTFEGTAPVVHGWTGVDVNAAAGTITGNRVANGRFDQEAAGVGVPLWDLSGAQGAASTQNTTGDGRRQLLVNDDVAFTSWVDQEVVLPNGRYELSFDYRSSATMNDLFFEVKGHGGQATKLPLNKNQNAWATKKYTFDVTSGKANIGLWADGQANAWTNLDNVAIWPAG comes from the coding sequence ATGAGCCTCAATCCCCGTACCAGGCGTTTCACGATCCTCACCGCGGCCGTCGCGCTGGGCCTCACCGGCGGTCTCAGCCAGCCGGTCCAGGCCGCGGAGCCGTCGTCCTACATCGCCAACGACACCGTATGGAGGACGGTCGACGGCCAGGAGATCCTGGCTCAGGGCGGGAACGTCTTCAAGCACCAGGGTGTCTACTACTGGGTCGGCTCGGAGCTGACCAGCGGCCAGCCCAAGGCGATCAACCTGTACAGCTCGACCGACCTCGAGAACTGGCAGTTCAGGAAAGCCATCGTGAAGCAGTCCGGCACGGACGGGCCCCTCTCCGCCGACCCGGCCGACAACATCTGGCTCGGACGCCCGCAGCTCAACTACAACCCGGCAACGAACAACTTCGTCCTGAACTTCGAGGTCAACGACACCTCGGACAAGCGCAACCAGCTGATGTTCGCCACCAGCTCGACGGTCGACGGCACTTACACGCTGACGAGTCAGACACCGATCAACGTGAACAACAACACGATGGGCGATCACTCGGTCTTCGTGGAGGGCAACGACGCGTACCTCGTGTACGTGGGCGACCACGTGGACGCCAGCGGCAAGAAGAGCATCAACCGCACGGTCACCGTGAGGAAGCTCAACGAGGCGTGGACCGGCGTGGCCCCCGGAGCGCCCCTGTTCGACCAGTGGGACTCCGGGAAGGAGGCGCCCGGCCTCGTCAAAGCCAACGGCAAGTACTACCTGTTCGCCTCCGAGAAGCGATGGTGGGACGCGACGGCCACCCACTACCGAGTCAGTGACACCCTCGCCGGTCTGGCGTCGAGCGCGCCGTGGGCGAAGGTCACGCACCGGCCGACCCGGGGTGGTTCGGACGACTCGTTCGGCACGCAGTTCGCGCAGATCATCCCCGTCGTCAGCACGGACGGGGGGACGACGTCCTATCTCTTCAACGGCGACCGCTACTCGCAGTTCTTCAAGGGCGACACCAACAACGCACCCGGCGGCGTCGGCCGCAACGCCTGGTACAAGCTCACCTTCGAGGGCACCGCGCCCGTCGTGCACGGCTGGACGGGCGTCGACGTGAACGCGGCGGCGGGCACGATCACGGGCAACCGGGTCGCCAACGGCCGCTTCGACCAGGAGGCCGCCGGCGTCGGAGTCCCGCTGTGGGATCTGTCCGGTGCCCAGGGTGCGGCCTCCACGCAGAACACCACCGGTGACGGCCGCCGGCAGCTGCTGGTGAACGACGACGTGGCCTTCACCTCGTGGGTGGACCAGGAGGTCGTTCTTCCCAACGGCAGGTACGAACTGTCCTTCGACTACCGGTCCAGCGCCACCATGAACGACCTGTTCTTCGAGGTGAAGGGACACGGTGGCCAGGCGACGAAGCTGCCTCTCAACAAGAACCAGAACGCCTGGGCGACGAAGAAGTACACCTTCGACGTGACCTCGGGCAAGGCCAACATCGGCCTCTGGGCGGACGGCCAGGCGAATGCCTGGACCAACCTCGACAACGTGGCGATCTGGCCAGCGGGCTGA